GTCCAAGGTGCGGGTGGAGGACGACCTGCACGCGCTGGCCGACGGCGACTTCACCCCGGTGTTCATGCGCAACGCCACCGCGTTCGGCTATTCGCCCCGGCTGCGCGCCGACATCGTGCTGAACAACCTGGTGGGCCACGCGCTCCTGTCCGGCGAGGTGCTGGTGCTCTCCGACGGCACCCCCTGGCGCCCGCTGGTGCACGCCGCCGACATCGCACGGGCCTTCGCGACCGCGCTGACCGCGCCGCGCGAAGCGGTGCACGACCGGGCGTTCAACATCGGCAGCGAGATCAACAACGTCACGGTCGCGGAGATCGCCGCGCAGGTCGCCGAGGCGGTGTCCGGTGCGAAGGTGGTGATCACCGGGGAGAACGGTGCCGATCCGCGGTCGTACCGGGTGGACTTCTCCCGGTTCCGCGCCGCGATTCCCGGCTTCGACTGCGAGTGGACGGTGAAGCAGGGCGCGCTCGAACTCGCCGATGCCTACCGGAAGTTCGGCCTGACCCGCGAAGGCTTCGAGCAACGCTTCACCCGCCTCGCCGTGCTGCGCGCGGCGTCCGAGTCCGGCGCCGTCGACGACACCCTGCGGTGGCGCCCGTGACCGAGATCGGCGAGGAGATGTACGCGCTGGTGGAGCGGATGTACCCGCTGTGCCGGAGCATCACCGGCGACGGTGTGCGCGCCACCTTGGACATCGTGGGGGAGTACATCCCGCTCCAGAGGCACGAGGTGCCGACCGGCACGCAGGTGCTCGACTGGACCGTGCCGCAGGAGTGGAACATCCGCGACGCGTACATCGCCGACACCACCGGCCACCGCGTCGTCGACTTCGCCGCGTCCAGCCTGCACGTGCTCGGCTACAGCGTGCCGGTGTCGGCGACCATGCCGCTGGCCGAACTGCGGGAACACCTGCACACCCTGCCGGAGCACCCGAACTGGGTGCCGTACCGCACCAGTTACTACAAGCCGGAATGGGGTTTCTGCCTGGCCCAGGAGACGTTGGACGCGATGCCGGACGGCGACTACGAAGTGCGCATCGACTCAACCCTCGCCGACGGACACCTCACCTACGCCGAGCACGTGGTCCCCGGGCAGGTCCCCGACGAGGTGATCGTCTCCTGCCACGTCTGCCACCCGTCGCTGGCCAACGACAACCTGGCCGGCATCGCGGTGGCGACGTTCCTGGCCCGGACGCTGGCGGAGCAGACGCCGTACTACACCTACCGGTTCATCTTCGCGCCCGGCACCATCGGGGCGATCACCTGGCTGGCCCGCAACGTGGAGCGGGTGGAGCGGGTCAAGCACGGCCTGGTCCTGGCCTGCGCCGGCGACTCGGGCCACCTGACGTACAAGCAGAGCAGACGCGGCGACGCGGAGATCGACCGGGTCATGGGGCACGTGCTGGCCGCCTCCGAACGCCCGCACCGCGTCACCGAGTTCACTCCGTACGGCTACGACGAGCGGCAGTTCTGCTCGCCCGGGTTCGATCTCGGCGTGGGCTCGCTCAGCCGTACCCCGTACGCGGGCTATCCCGAGTACCACACGTCGGCGGACAACCTGGACTTCGTCTCCCCGGAGGCGATGGCGGACACGCTCGCCGTCTGCCGCGAGGCGTTCGCTGTCCTCGACCGCAACCGGCGGTACCTCAACCTCAGTCCCTACGGTGAACCGCAGTTGGGCCGGAGGGGCCTGTACGACGCGCTCGGCGGTCGCAGCGACACCAAGCAGGCTCAGATGGCCATGCTCTGGGTGCTCAACCTGTCCGATGGCGAGCACAGTCTGCTGGACGTCGCCGAGCGGTCCGGGCTGCCGTTCGACACCGTCGTTGCCGCGGCCGACGCCCTGCACGGCGCCGGGCTGATCAAGGCATGACGCCGATGACCACCGAGGGGGAGAACCCGCAGACGACGGCGCGACCGGCCGGATCCGCCCGGCGGGCCCTTGTCGGCCGGCTGTCCTGGGGACTGGCCGACCAGGCGGCCTCCAGCATGACCAACCTCGCGGTGGGGATCTACGTGGCGCGCTCGCTGGGGGTGACCGCGTTCGGCGTGTTCAGCCTGGTATGGGTGACCTACGGCGTCGTACTCAACGTCTCCCGGGGCCTTGCCACCGACCCGCTCGTGGTGCGCTTCAGCGGCGTGCCGGACGCGCCCTGGCGGGGGGCGGTGGTCCGGTCGTCGGGTGCCGCGCTCGGCGTCGGTGCCGCCCTGGGCGCGGCGTGTGTGCTGGCCGGCCTTGCTCTCGGCGGGCGTGTGGGGCCCGCGTTCGCCTGCCTCGGCGTCGTACTGCCGGGGCTGCTGCTGCAGGACGCCTGGCGGTACTCGTTCTTCGCCGCCGGCGCCGGGCGGAAGGCGTTCGTCAACGACCTCGTGTGGGGCGTCGCGCTCGTCCCGGCCATGGTGGTGGCGGCCCGCGTGGGCAGCGTGGCCGCTTTCGTGCTCGCCTGGGGCGCGTCCGCCGCGGTGGCCTCGGTGTACGGCTGCTTCCAGTCCGGGATCCGGCCCCGGATGACCGGAGCGCGCGAGTGGCTTCGCGACCATCGTGACCTCGGCTCCCGGTACCTCGTCGAGAACGTCGGCGTCAGCGGCGCGTCCCAGCTGCGGGCGTACGGGCTCGGCGCGATCGTCGGAGTCGGCGCGGTGGGTGCGGTCCGGGGCGCCGAGCTGCTGCTCGGCCCGTTCCTCGCGGTGCTGATGGGTCTTTCGCTAGTGACCGTCGCGGAGGCGGCACGGGTGCTGCGGCGGGCCCCGCACCGGCTGGCCAAGTTCTGCCTCCTGCTCGGCGCCGGGCAGGCCGCCGCCGCGCTGCTCTGGGGCGCGGCGCTGCTGCTGGTGCCGGACAGAGTCGGCGAGCTGGTGCTCGGCGGCGTCTGGCACTCCGCCTCTGAGCTCATCGTGCCGGCCACGCTCGGCGTCGCGGGCGCCGGCCTCGGCACCGGCGCGGCGGCCGGGCTCCGCGCCCTCGCCGCGGCCCGGCGCAGCCTGCGCGCCCAACTGTTCGCCTCCGCCTGCTATGTCGGCGGCGGGCTCGGCGGGGCGGCCGTGGGCGGCACGGTCGGCTCGGCCTGGGGCGTCGCCGCCGCGACCGCCTGCGCCTCGGCCGTGTGGTGGCTGCAGCTGCGGTCCGCCCTGCGCGAGCACCACCAGAACACGATTCTCGAAGTGAGGACGTCATGACCCACCACCCCCGGCTGAGCATCGGCCTGCCCGTGTACAACGGCGAGGAGTACCTGGCCGAGTCGCTCGACGCCCTGCTCGGCCAGACCTACGAGGACTTCGAGCTGGTCATCTCCGACAACGCCTCGACCGACGGGACCGAGGACATCTGCCGCAAGTACGCCGGGCAGGACTCGCGCATCCGGTACCTCCGCCTGCCCCGGAACGTCGGTGCCGCACCGAACCACAACTACGTGTTCACCGAGTGCCGCGGTGAGCTGTTCAAGTGGGCTTCGCACGACGACCTTTACGCCCGCGATCTGCTACGGCGCTGCGTATCGGCGCTGGACGAGCGGCCGGACATGATCCTCGCGCACTCCGGCCAGGCGGTCATCGACGGCGACGGCCAGGTGAAGGTCCCGTACGAGTACGGGCTCGCCACCGACTCGCCGCACGCGCCGGAGCGCTTCCGCAGCCTGCTGTTCGAGCCCGGTGGCGACGACTTCTACGGGGTGATGCGGGCCGACGTGCTGCGCCGGGTGAAGCCGCACGACAGCTACCACCACGCGGACCGCACGTTCGTCGCCGAGATCACCCTGCACGGGCCCTTCCACCAGGTACCGGAACTGCTGTACTTCCGCCGCGACCACCCCACCCGCGCCGAGCGGGCGAACCCGTCCAAGCGCTCCCGGTGCGTCAACCTGGACCCGCGCCGGGCAGGCCCGCTGCACCCGACGCCCCGGCTGCTCGCCGAGTACGTCTGGGGCTTCGCCTCGGCGATCCGGCGGGCGCCGTTGTCCCCGGCCGACCGGCGCGCGTGCTACCGCCACCTGGGCGCATGGATGACCAGCAGGGTCCGGCCGGGCTCCGGTGAGCGGGTCGAGGACCGCGCCCCGGTCGACGCGGCCAAGCTCACGGTCTCCGTCGACGCCCTCGTCGCCGGCCGTGAGGGGAGGCAGGTATGACCCCGGTGCGGGTGGGGGTGTTCGGCCTGCTCGGCTCCGGCAACCTCGGCAACGACGGGTCGCTGGAGGCCGTGCTCGGGTATCTGCGCGCCGAGCACCCGGAGGCGGTCGTGGACGCGCTGTGCGGCGGACCCGAGGTCGTCGCGGCCCGGTACGGGATCCCCGCGACGCGGCTGCACTGGTACCGCGGGGAGTACCGGACCGCGTCACGTGCGGGATCGATCGCGGCGAAGGGCCTGGGAAAGCT
This genomic window from Streptomyces sp. DG2A-72 contains:
- a CDS encoding NAD(P)-dependent oxidoreductase, with the protein product MRVLLTGHQGYLGTVMAPVLAAAGHEVVGLDAGLFADCVLGPTPADPQGHRVDLRDVTAEHVAGVDAVIHLAALSNDPLGSLAPELTYDINHHASVRLARLARDAGVRRFLYASTCSVYGAAGGDDLVGEDAPLRPVTPYAESKVRVEDDLHALADGDFTPVFMRNATAFGYSPRLRADIVLNNLVGHALLSGEVLVLSDGTPWRPLVHAADIARAFATALTAPREAVHDRAFNIGSEINNVTVAEIAAQVAEAVSGAKVVITGENGADPRSYRVDFSRFRAAIPGFDCEWTVKQGALELADAYRKFGLTREGFEQRFTRLAVLRAASESGAVDDTLRWRP
- a CDS encoding glycosyltransferase family 2 protein, which encodes MTHHPRLSIGLPVYNGEEYLAESLDALLGQTYEDFELVISDNASTDGTEDICRKYAGQDSRIRYLRLPRNVGAAPNHNYVFTECRGELFKWASHDDLYARDLLRRCVSALDERPDMILAHSGQAVIDGDGQVKVPYEYGLATDSPHAPERFRSLLFEPGGDDFYGVMRADVLRRVKPHDSYHHADRTFVAEITLHGPFHQVPELLYFRRDHPTRAERANPSKRSRCVNLDPRRAGPLHPTPRLLAEYVWGFASAIRRAPLSPADRRACYRHLGAWMTSRVRPGSGERVEDRAPVDAAKLTVSVDALVAGREGRQV
- a CDS encoding DUF4910 domain-containing protein → MAPVTEIGEEMYALVERMYPLCRSITGDGVRATLDIVGEYIPLQRHEVPTGTQVLDWTVPQEWNIRDAYIADTTGHRVVDFAASSLHVLGYSVPVSATMPLAELREHLHTLPEHPNWVPYRTSYYKPEWGFCLAQETLDAMPDGDYEVRIDSTLADGHLTYAEHVVPGQVPDEVIVSCHVCHPSLANDNLAGIAVATFLARTLAEQTPYYTYRFIFAPGTIGAITWLARNVERVERVKHGLVLACAGDSGHLTYKQSRRGDAEIDRVMGHVLAASERPHRVTEFTPYGYDERQFCSPGFDLGVGSLSRTPYAGYPEYHTSADNLDFVSPEAMADTLAVCREAFAVLDRNRRYLNLSPYGEPQLGRRGLYDALGGRSDTKQAQMAMLWVLNLSDGEHSLLDVAERSGLPFDTVVAAADALHGAGLIKA